In Methylococcus geothermalis, one genomic interval encodes:
- a CDS encoding NAD(P)-dependent alcohol dehydrogenase, protein MYTANAYAAQSAHSALAPIVLQRREPLPEDVRIDILYCGVCHSDLHQARNEWNATTYPCVPGHEIVGRVAQVGSGVTKFKPGDVVAVGCMVDSCRTCPSCADGLEQHCEHGPVFTYNSPDRHSGGMTYGGYADSIVVDEAFVLRLPEKLDLAAAAPLLCAGITTYSPLRHWKVGPGQRVGIIGLGGLGHMALKFAHAFGAEVVLFTTSPGKAKDARRLGADEIVLSKDPDAMARQASRFDFILDTVSAPHDIDAYLNLLKRDGTLTLVGVPPESLPVMPFSLIGGRRRLAGSLIGGIRETQEMLDFCGEHGIVCDIELIPIQGINEAFERLLKSDVKYRFVIDMATLGGEPSGN, encoded by the coding sequence ATGTACACCGCCAACGCCTATGCCGCTCAGAGTGCCCATTCGGCACTGGCGCCAATCGTCTTGCAGCGCCGCGAGCCGCTGCCGGAGGATGTCCGGATCGACATCCTCTATTGCGGCGTCTGCCATTCCGATCTGCATCAGGCGCGCAACGAATGGAATGCGACCACTTACCCTTGCGTGCCAGGACATGAGATCGTGGGAAGGGTGGCGCAGGTCGGCAGCGGCGTGACGAAGTTCAAGCCGGGCGACGTGGTCGCGGTCGGCTGCATGGTGGATTCCTGCCGGACCTGCCCGAGCTGCGCGGACGGCCTGGAACAGCATTGCGAGCACGGTCCGGTGTTCACCTACAACAGCCCGGACCGTCACAGCGGCGGCATGACCTACGGCGGCTACGCCGACAGCATCGTGGTCGACGAGGCCTTCGTCCTGCGGCTGCCGGAGAAGCTGGATCTGGCCGCCGCCGCGCCTTTGCTGTGTGCCGGCATTACCACCTATTCGCCCTTGCGGCACTGGAAGGTGGGGCCGGGACAGCGGGTCGGGATCATCGGCCTGGGGGGACTGGGGCATATGGCTTTGAAATTCGCCCATGCCTTCGGCGCGGAAGTGGTGCTGTTCACGACTTCGCCGGGCAAGGCTAAGGATGCGCGGCGTTTGGGCGCGGACGAGATCGTGCTATCGAAAGACCCGGACGCCATGGCTCGGCAGGCCAGCCGCTTCGATTTCATCCTCGATACCGTCTCGGCGCCGCACGACATCGATGCCTATTTGAACCTGCTGAAGCGGGACGGCACGCTGACCCTGGTCGGCGTGCCGCCTGAAAGCCTGCCGGTCATGCCTTTCAGCCTGATCGGCGGGCGCCGCCGGCTGGCCGGCTCGCTGATCGGCGGCATCCGGGAAACCCAGGAGATGCTGGACTTTTGCGGCGAACACGGCATCGTCTGCGACATCGAGCTGATCCCGATCCAGGGCATCAACGAGGCCTTCGAACGCCTGCTCAAAAGCGACGTGAAATACCGCTTCGTGATCGATATGGCGACGCTGGGCGGGGAACCGTCCGGGAATTGA
- a CDS encoding DEAD/DEAH box helicase — protein MQSTETTFSFSDLAISPPILQAIREIGYEIPSPIQAASIPYLLAGHDLLGQAQTGTGKTAAFALPILNGIDLERREPQALVLAPTRELALQVAEAFQSYARHLPDFHILPIYGGQSMDAQLRHLRRGVHVIVGTPGRVMDHLRRKSLSLDSLRTLVLDEADEMLRMGFIEDVEWILEHTPPQRQIALFSATMPEVIRKVAKRHLRSPKEAKIEAKTATVEAITQRYWLGSSAHKLDALTRILEVEDFDAMIIFVRTKVLTEELAEKLEARGYSAAALNGDMSQALREKAVDRLKKNTLDILVATDVAARGLDVERISHVVNYDIPYDTEAYVHRIGRTGRAGRKGQAILFVAPREKRMLSAIEKATRQRITEMRLPTHQDIAERRVEQFKAQVMATLEEEDLEFFRRLVQQLGREQGLSPTDIAAALTFLVQKDRPLIPDEKPAPAEYTPSSREPQKKFRDSEPRDKKHKRKEREDGGVLYRIDVGRNDGAAPKDIVGAIANEADIPGSSIGHIKLYDDFSTVSLPADMPKKSLKRLEKVWIVGKPINIRLWTGDAPAAPAFGKPKQKKGYPKKNG, from the coding sequence ATGCAATCTACCGAAACGACCTTTTCCTTTTCCGATCTAGCCATCTCGCCCCCCATTCTCCAGGCCATCCGCGAAATCGGCTACGAGATTCCCTCCCCGATTCAAGCCGCGAGCATTCCTTATCTTCTCGCCGGCCATGACCTGCTGGGCCAGGCCCAGACCGGCACCGGCAAGACCGCCGCTTTCGCCCTGCCGATCCTGAACGGCATCGATCTCGAGCGCCGCGAGCCGCAGGCCCTGGTGCTGGCGCCGACCCGCGAGCTGGCGTTGCAAGTCGCCGAAGCCTTCCAGAGCTACGCCCGCCATCTGCCCGATTTCCACATCCTGCCGATCTATGGCGGCCAGTCGATGGACGCCCAGTTGCGCCACCTGCGCCGCGGCGTCCACGTCATCGTCGGCACGCCGGGGCGGGTGATGGACCATCTGCGCCGCAAGAGCCTCAGCCTGGACAGCCTGCGCACCCTGGTGCTGGACGAGGCGGACGAGATGCTGCGGATGGGCTTCATCGAAGACGTCGAATGGATCCTGGAGCACACCCCGCCCCAGCGCCAGATCGCCCTGTTCTCCGCCACCATGCCGGAAGTGATCCGCAAGGTCGCCAAGCGCCATCTGCGCAGCCCGAAGGAAGCCAAGATCGAGGCCAAGACCGCGACCGTCGAGGCCATCACCCAGCGCTACTGGCTGGGCTCGAGCGCGCACAAGCTCGACGCGCTGACCCGCATCCTCGAAGTCGAGGACTTCGACGCCATGATCATCTTCGTCCGCACCAAGGTGCTGACGGAAGAACTGGCGGAAAAACTGGAGGCCCGCGGCTATTCCGCCGCCGCACTGAATGGCGACATGAGCCAGGCGCTGCGCGAAAAGGCGGTCGACCGCTTGAAGAAAAACACCCTGGACATCCTGGTCGCCACCGACGTCGCCGCACGCGGTCTGGACGTCGAACGCATCAGCCATGTGGTGAACTACGACATCCCCTACGACACCGAGGCTTACGTCCACCGCATCGGCCGCACCGGCCGCGCCGGGCGTAAAGGCCAAGCCATCCTGTTCGTCGCCCCCCGCGAAAAGCGCATGCTGAGCGCGATCGAGAAGGCCACACGCCAGCGCATCACAGAGATGCGCCTGCCCACCCACCAGGACATCGCCGAGCGCCGCGTCGAGCAATTCAAGGCCCAGGTCATGGCGACGCTGGAAGAGGAGGATCTGGAGTTCTTCCGCCGCCTGGTGCAGCAGCTCGGCCGCGAGCAAGGCCTCTCGCCGACCGATATCGCCGCGGCCCTCACCTTCCTGGTCCAGAAGGACCGACCGCTGATTCCGGACGAGAAGCCTGCGCCGGCCGAATACACCCCGTCCAGCCGCGAGCCGCAGAAAAAATTCCGCGACAGCGAACCGCGGGACAAGAAGCACAAGCGCAAGGAGCGCGAAGACGGAGGCGTGCTCTACCGCATCGACGTGGGCCGTAACGACGGCGCGGCGCCCAAGGACATCGTCGGCGCCATCGCCAACGAAGCGGACATTCCCGGCAGCTCCATCGGCCACATCAAGCTGTACGACGACTTCAGCACGGTCAGTCTGCCGGCCGACATGCCGAAAAAATCGCTGAAGCGGCTGGAGAAAGTGTGGATCGTCGGCAAGCCGATCAACATCCGGCTCTGGACCGGCGACGCGCCTGCCGCGCCGGCCTTCGGCAAGCCGAAGCAAAAGAAGGGCTATCCGAAGAAGAACGGCTGA
- a CDS encoding glycine zipper family protein, with amino-acid sequence MLKNISVLLMAAVAVSGCATYSGWKPTYDTYKDPNAARISLDEEECRMMAKEAGSAGTEALKGGAVGGLVGAAAGAAIGAAVGNPGTGAAIGAAAGGIGGATQQGVSGDEQYKRAFINCMRGRGHNVIN; translated from the coding sequence ATGCTGAAAAACATATCGGTATTGCTGATGGCAGCCGTCGCTGTGTCCGGTTGCGCCACCTATTCGGGATGGAAGCCGACCTACGACACCTACAAGGATCCCAACGCCGCTCGCATCTCCCTCGACGAAGAGGAATGCCGGATGATGGCCAAGGAAGCCGGCAGCGCAGGCACCGAGGCCCTGAAGGGCGGCGCGGTGGGCGGCCTGGTGGGGGCGGCGGCCGGTGCAGCCATCGGCGCGGCGGTGGGAAACCCCGGTACCGGCGCGGCCATCGGTGCGGCGGCCGGCGGCATCGGCGGTGCCACCCAGCAGGGCGTGTCCGGAGACGAGCAGTACAAGCGCGCCTTCATCAACTGCATGCGCGGACGCGGCCACAACGTCATCAACTAG
- a CDS encoding long-chain-fatty-acid--CoA ligase: protein MPHSLADALRDAASRYASFPAILTADCCVDFAEFDRLSDAIAAGLAARGIGKGERIGLYCVNSAEFALAYAGILKAGAAVVPINLLLSVEEVRYNLADAEVSGLIYHDQLAADAGAVLERLFPLKIRACIGGDGPDGQAWRDLLDEMAAPPIVDFDASEDLAAILYTSGTTGRPKGAMLTHGNLLANTASVREALDWRSGEDRVLVVLPMFHAFAATVGMLTPLTHGCALVPLAKFEPDLVADTIGRHGATLFLGVPSMYALLCRLRDDRIARFGTIRLCVSGGAALPPAVMQQFQDRFGLPIHEGDGPTECSPVTCVNPVGGPVKCGTVGLPVPGVEMKIVDEQGAELPVGEMGEIAVRGANVFKGYWKQPEATEESFRDGWFLTGDLGHVDEDGYFSIVDRKKDLIIVNGMNVYPRVIEDVLCRHPAIREVAVVGDPDPLHGERVVAYVVLATPVTEAEIRAWCKPSLGRHEIPRRVVALEQLPRNAAGKILKRQLRRQGEVERGVDS from the coding sequence ATGCCTCATTCTCTTGCGGACGCGCTGCGTGACGCAGCAAGCCGTTATGCTTCGTTTCCGGCGATCCTGACGGCCGATTGCTGCGTCGACTTCGCGGAATTCGACCGTTTGTCCGACGCCATTGCCGCCGGCCTCGCCGCCCGCGGCATAGGCAAGGGCGAGCGGATCGGCCTGTACTGCGTCAACTCGGCGGAATTCGCCCTGGCCTATGCCGGCATCCTCAAGGCCGGCGCCGCGGTCGTGCCCATCAACCTGCTGCTCAGCGTCGAGGAAGTGCGTTACAACCTCGCCGATGCCGAGGTCAGCGGGCTGATCTATCATGACCAGCTTGCGGCTGATGCCGGCGCGGTACTGGAGCGCCTGTTTCCGCTGAAGATTCGTGCCTGCATCGGCGGCGACGGCCCGGACGGGCAGGCTTGGCGGGATTTGCTGGACGAGATGGCAGCACCTCCGATCGTTGACTTCGATGCCTCGGAAGATTTGGCCGCGATCCTTTATACCTCGGGCACCACGGGCCGGCCGAAAGGCGCGATGCTGACCCACGGCAACCTGCTGGCGAACACCGCCAGCGTGCGGGAAGCCCTGGACTGGCGGTCCGGCGAGGACCGGGTACTGGTCGTGCTGCCGATGTTCCACGCCTTCGCCGCCACCGTCGGTATGCTCACTCCGCTCACCCACGGCTGTGCCCTGGTTCCGCTGGCGAAGTTCGAACCGGATCTGGTGGCCGATACCATCGGCCGGCACGGGGCCACCCTGTTTCTCGGGGTGCCCAGCATGTATGCCTTGCTGTGCCGGCTGCGTGACGATCGAATCGCCCGGTTCGGAACCATCCGCCTGTGCGTATCCGGCGGTGCGGCCCTCCCGCCCGCGGTGATGCAGCAGTTCCAGGACCGCTTTGGTCTGCCGATCCATGAAGGCGACGGTCCCACCGAATGTTCGCCGGTCACCTGCGTCAATCCGGTGGGCGGTCCCGTCAAATGCGGCACGGTCGGCTTGCCGGTGCCGGGCGTGGAAATGAAGATCGTCGACGAGCAAGGCGCCGAACTACCCGTCGGCGAGATGGGTGAAATCGCCGTGCGCGGCGCCAATGTCTTCAAAGGCTACTGGAAACAGCCCGAAGCCACCGAGGAAAGCTTTCGCGACGGCTGGTTCCTCACCGGCGACCTGGGGCATGTCGACGAGGACGGTTATTTCAGCATCGTCGACCGCAAGAAGGACCTCATCATCGTCAACGGCATGAACGTCTATCCAAGGGTGATCGAAGACGTCTTGTGCCGGCATCCGGCGATCCGCGAAGTGGCCGTGGTCGGCGATCCGGACCCGTTGCACGGCGAGCGGGTGGTGGCCTATGTCGTGTTGGCAACCCCCGTCACCGAGGCGGAAATCCGCGCGTGGTGCAAACCCTCCCTGGGCCGCCACGAGATTCCCCGCCGGGTCGTGGCGCTCGAACAGCTGCCGCGGAACGCCGCCGGCAAGATATTGAAACGGCAGTTGCGGCGTCAGGGCGAGGTGGAGCGAGGGGTGGACTCATGA